The Anaerobacillus sp. CMMVII region TAAATATTGAGACCCTTTAATTGTAAAAAAAAGCGAACGCGAGGTTCGCTTTCCCTATTTATCTTGTGCTTTTGGTTTAAACGTAAAGTACCGGATTGCTATCACAAAGTCGTATGTAGCGATAGCCATTAAGGCAATGGTGAAGAGGTCCCATTCGCCAGTTCGACCTCTTTGCTGAATGGCAAAGAAGACAAAGCTAGCTCCCATTAAAAGATAGGCGGTACCCCAAAATAATGGTGATCTCATTTATAGTAGTCCTCCAATAAAGCCTTGCATTTCCTCTAGTTTTCTTTGAAGTTCCATTAGACGATCTCCAAAAATAACCTGTACGATCATGACAAAGCTATTTAATGCCACGTGGGCCATAATCGGAACGATAATTCGTTTTGTTTTTACATAAAGGAAAGCAAAGACAATTCCCATAAATGTATAAACTAACAGGTGTTCAAAATCCATATGAACAGCAGCAAAGATGACTGAACTAATTACCGCAGCGATCCAAAAGTTAAATCGTTTATATAAGCTACCAAAAATAATCATTCGAAAAATGATTTCCTCTAAGATAGGACCAATAACTGCGACTACTAACATGAGTGCAGGCGTGGCTTTCGCCAATTCAA contains the following coding sequences:
- a CDS encoding YdiK family protein, which codes for MRSPLFWGTAYLLMGASFVFFAIQQRGRTGEWDLFTIALMAIATYDFVIAIRYFTFKPKAQDK
- a CDS encoding CPBP family intramembrane glutamic endopeptidase, which produces MTRRYWLVLLTYILMQLSAIIGVPVLMLMGMDKNQIPGVWTIFSFSVGFILILFLLRQDMAERHLNQERSSKSDAIVWSIAGIFMAFMAQYVAVLIEISVFGIEPGSENTEMIVELAKATPALMLVVAVIGPILEEIIFRMIIFGSLYKRFNFWIAAVISSVIFAAVHMDFEHLLVYTFMGIVFAFLYVKTKRIIVPIMAHVALNSFVMIVQVIFGDRLMELQRKLEEMQGFIGGLL